The following coding sequences are from one Roseburia hominis A2-183 window:
- the glyA gene encoding serine hydroxymethyltransferase: MYTMEDIEAVDMEIAQAIKDEFDRQNSHIELIASENWVSPAVMSAMGSVLTNKYAEGYPGKRYYGGCDCVDVVEELARERAKKLFGCDYVNVQPHSGAQANMAVQFAILKPGDTVMGMNLDHGGHLTHGSPVNFSGTYFHIVPYGVNDEGFIDYDKVMEIALECKPKMIIAGASAYARTIDFKKFREIADACGAVLMVDMAHIAGLVAAGLHPSPIPYADVVTTTTHKTLRGPRGGMILCNQEVADKYNFNKAIFPGIQGGPLMHVIAAKAVCFKEALQPEFKVYQQNIIDNAQALCKGLMNRGIKIVSGGTDNHLMLVDLTNFDQTGKAVEKLLDSVNITCNKNTIPNDPKSPFVTSGVRLGTPAVTSRGFNTGDMDQIAEAIAMMIKEGEPAADRARAIVAELTAKYPLK, translated from the coding sequence ATGTATACAATGGAAGATATCGAAGCGGTAGATATGGAAATCGCACAGGCAATAAAGGATGAGTTTGACAGACAGAACAGTCATATCGAGCTGATCGCATCGGAGAACTGGGTAAGCCCGGCGGTGATGTCTGCGATGGGAAGCGTTTTGACTAATAAATATGCGGAAGGCTATCCGGGGAAGCGCTATTACGGCGGATGCGACTGTGTGGATGTCGTGGAGGAGCTGGCAAGAGAGCGCGCGAAGAAGCTGTTCGGCTGTGACTATGTCAACGTGCAGCCACATTCCGGAGCACAGGCGAATATGGCAGTGCAGTTCGCGATTTTAAAGCCGGGCGACACCGTGATGGGGATGAATCTGGATCACGGCGGACATCTTACGCACGGTTCACCGGTCAATTTTTCCGGAACCTATTTTCATATCGTACCGTACGGTGTGAACGACGAGGGATTCATCGATTACGACAAGGTGATGGAGATTGCCCTCGAGTGCAAGCCGAAGATGATTATTGCAGGTGCCAGTGCCTACGCGCGCACGATCGACTTTAAGAAATTCCGTGAGATCGCGGACGCCTGCGGTGCCGTGCTCATGGTTGACATGGCGCACATCGCCGGTCTGGTTGCGGCGGGACTTCATCCAAGCCCGATCCCGTATGCGGATGTCGTGACAACGACCACGCACAAGACTCTGCGCGGACCGCGCGGCGGAATGATTCTCTGCAACCAGGAAGTGGCAGACAAGTACAACTTTAATAAGGCAATCTTCCCGGGAATCCAGGGAGGTCCGCTGATGCATGTGATCGCGGCGAAGGCAGTCTGCTTCAAGGAAGCACTGCAGCCGGAGTTCAAGGTGTACCAGCAGAACATCATCGACAATGCGCAGGCGCTGTGCAAAGGACTGATGAACCGCGGTATCAAGATCGTATCGGGAGGCACCGACAATCACCTGATGCTTGTCGACCTGACGAATTTTGACCAGACCGGAAAAGCGGTGGAGAAGCTTCTGGATTCCGTAAATATCACCTGCAATAAAAATACGATTCCGAACGATCCGAAGTCTCCGTTCGTGACGAGTGGTGTGCGTCTCGGTACGCCGGCGGTGACATCCCGCGGATTCAATACCGGGGATATGGATCAGATTGCGGAGGCGATTGCCATGATGATCAAGGAGGGAGAGCCGGCGGCAGATCGCGCCAGAGCGATTGTGGCGGAGCTCACCGCAAAATATCCGTTAAAATAA
- a CDS encoding DUF1294 domain-containing protein gives MDGMKLFAIYLAVMNVLGVAVMWSDKRRARLHRWRIPEKVLFGVSLLGGSAGTWAGMYLFRHKTKHWYFVVGMPLILVCQAALAIYLVHLYVL, from the coding sequence ATGGATGGGATGAAGTTGTTTGCAATCTATTTGGCGGTTATGAATGTGCTCGGTGTGGCGGTCATGTGGTCGGATAAGAGGCGCGCCAGACTGCACCGGTGGCGGATTCCGGAGAAGGTGCTCTTTGGCGTGAGCCTGCTCGGGGGAAGCGCGGGAACCTGGGCAGGAATGTATTTGTTCCGCCACAAGACGAAGCACTGGTATTTTGTGGTCGGAATGCCGCTCATTCTGGTTTGCCAGGCGGCACTTGCAATTTATCTGGTGCACTTATATGTTTTATAA
- a CDS encoding protein translocase subunit SecDF, which produces MKKSKAIVILIVILGALAGLAYYASIILSSTGIGEEMSIPLGLDLSGGVSITYQVVDDNPSAEDMSDTIYKLQKRVEGYSTEASVYQVGDDRITVEIPGVSDANAILEDLGNPGSLEFQLPDGTVYMTGDQVADAQAGTTTDSYGNKQYVVQLKLTDDGAKLFADATTDNVGNYLPIVYDGETISYPQVKEAITGGTAQISGMKTYEDAETLATQIRIGSLSLKLQELESSVVGAQLGSQAISSSLKAAAIGLVIVMIFMIVMYQIPGLAAAIALAIYTCLVIATLYLFEITLTLPGIAGIILSIGMAVDANVIIFARIREEIATGKTVNSSMKIGFKKAMSAILDGNITTIIAALVLIALGSGTVKGFAYTLMIGIVLSMFTALVVTRWILYSFYAIGIRDEKFYGRAKERRTLNFLGKRGVFFTVSLAMIAAGFIGMGVHAAKGSGALNYGLDFVGGTSTTADYGKDYTIEEIENTIVPVVADVIGDKDIMANKVEGTTQITVKTRTLTLDERDTLEQALVDQLGADESSITSQSISSTVSSEMRSDAIVAVIVSSICMLIYIWFRFKDIRFGASAIIALLHDVLVVLAVYSLLRISVGNTFIACMLTIIGYSVNDTIVIFDRIRENLGRTAVKQTPELLAEVANKSLTQTLSRSINTSLTTFIMVFMLFLLGVASIREFALPLMAGLLCGAYSSICIATELWYIMRLHLGKNRLIKK; this is translated from the coding sequence ATGAAGAAGAGTAAAGCGATTGTTATTTTGATCGTGATCCTTGGTGCACTGGCGGGACTTGCTTATTATGCATCCATCATTCTTTCTTCGACGGGAATCGGGGAAGAGATGAGCATTCCGCTTGGTCTGGATTTATCCGGCGGTGTTTCCATTACCTATCAGGTTGTGGATGACAATCCGAGTGCGGAGGATATGAGTGATACGATCTACAAGCTGCAGAAGCGTGTAGAGGGCTACAGTACGGAGGCGTCTGTCTACCAGGTGGGAGATGACCGTATTACGGTTGAGATCCCTGGCGTATCGGATGCCAATGCGATTCTGGAGGATCTCGGTAATCCGGGTTCTCTGGAGTTCCAGCTTCCGGACGGAACGGTTTACATGACGGGTGACCAGGTTGCGGATGCGCAGGCGGGAACCACGACAGACAGCTACGGCAACAAGCAGTATGTGGTACAGTTAAAGCTCACAGACGACGGAGCAAAGCTGTTTGCGGACGCCACCACAGACAATGTCGGCAATTATCTGCCGATCGTGTATGATGGCGAGACGATCAGCTATCCGCAGGTAAAGGAAGCCATCACCGGCGGTACGGCACAGATTTCCGGCATGAAGACGTATGAGGATGCCGAGACACTGGCAACACAGATCCGTATCGGTTCTCTTTCCTTAAAGCTGCAGGAGCTGGAATCCAGCGTTGTAGGAGCACAGCTGGGAAGCCAGGCGATCTCTTCCAGCTTAAAGGCAGCAGCCATCGGATTAGTGATTGTCATGATCTTCATGATAGTGATGTATCAGATTCCGGGTCTGGCGGCAGCCATCGCGCTGGCAATCTATACCTGTCTGGTAATTGCTACATTATACTTATTTGAGATTACACTGACACTGCCGGGTATTGCGGGTATCATCTTAAGTATCGGTATGGCGGTCGATGCGAACGTCATTATCTTCGCGCGTATCCGTGAGGAGATTGCGACGGGCAAGACGGTCAATTCTTCAATGAAGATCGGTTTTAAGAAGGCAATGTCAGCCATCCTTGACGGTAACATCACAACGATCATCGCGGCGTTGGTACTGATTGCGCTGGGTTCCGGTACAGTCAAGGGATTTGCATACACTCTGATGATTGGTATTGTACTTTCCATGTTCACAGCGCTTGTCGTGACAAGATGGATCCTGTATTCCTTCTATGCCATCGGTATCCGTGACGAGAAGTTCTATGGCCGTGCAAAAGAGCGCAGGACGTTGAACTTCCTCGGAAAGAGAGGCGTATTCTTTACAGTTTCCCTGGCAATGATTGCAGCGGGATTTATCGGAATGGGTGTTCATGCAGCAAAGGGAAGCGGAGCATTGAACTATGGTCTTGACTTCGTAGGAGGTACTTCAACGACAGCAGACTATGGCAAGGATTACACGATTGAAGAGATTGAGAATACCATCGTTCCTGTTGTTGCGGATGTGATCGGCGACAAGGACATCATGGCGAACAAAGTGGAAGGTACGACACAGATTACGGTGAAAACGCGTACCCTGACGCTGGATGAGAGAGATACGCTGGAGCAGGCATTGGTGGATCAGCTTGGAGCAGATGAGTCTTCCATCACATCACAGAGTATCAGCTCGACTGTCAGCAGTGAGATGCGTTCCGATGCCATTGTTGCCGTGATCGTATCTTCGATCTGCATGTTGATTTATATCTGGTTCCGGTTCAAGGATATCCGTTTCGGTGCAAGTGCGATTATTGCGTTGCTGCACGATGTGCTGGTAGTGCTTGCGGTTTATTCACTGCTTCGTATTTCCGTCGGAAATACCTTTATCGCATGTATGCTGACGATCATCGGTTACTCTGTCAATGATACGATCGTTATTTTCGACCGTATCCGTGAGAACCTGGGCAGGACAGCAGTAAAGCAGACGCCGGAGCTTCTGGCGGAGGTTGCCAACAAGAGTTTGACACAGACGCTTTCACGAAGCATCAATACGTCTCTGACAACCTTTATCATGGTATTCATGTTGTTTTTACTCGGTGTTGCAAGTATCCGTGAGTTTGCACTTCCGTTGATGGCAGGCCTGCTCTGCGGAGCATATTCTTCCATCTGTATTGCAACGGAGCTGTGGTACATCATGAGACTGCATCTTGGCAAGAACAGACTGATCAAGAAATAA
- the scfB gene encoding thioether cross-link-forming SCIFF peptide maturase — translation MVHQYKNNGYDIVLDVNSGAIHVVDDVTYDVIALYEGHTREEIVNSLRERYPETEVEEALDEVQMLVDNEELFTKDTYENYIMDFKKRPTVVKALCLHIAHDCNLACQYCFAEEGEYHGRRALMSFEVGKKALDFLIANSGNRRNLEVDFFGGEPLMNWQVVKDLVAYGREQEKLHDKKFRFTLTTNGVLLNDEVMEFCNREMGNVVLSIDGRKEVHDKMRPFRKGAGSYDLIVPKFQQFAESRHQDKYYVRGTFTHYNLDFSEDVLHLADLGFKQISVEPVVAEPKEPYAIREEDLPKLFEEYDKLAVEMIRRHKSGEDFNFFHFMIDLEGGPCVAKRLSGCGSGTEYLAVTPWGDFYPCHQFVGNEKFLLGNVDEGILNTDIRDEFKCCNVYAKEKCRKCFARFYCSGGCAANAYNFSGDICGAYDIGCELQKKRIECAIMIKAAEEEQKNEEE, via the coding sequence GTGGTTCATCAGTATAAGAACAACGGCTATGATATTGTTCTGGATGTAAACAGCGGCGCGATTCATGTGGTGGATGACGTGACATACGATGTCATTGCCCTGTATGAAGGACATACAAGAGAGGAGATTGTGAATTCTCTGCGGGAGCGCTATCCGGAGACTGAAGTGGAAGAGGCACTTGATGAGGTGCAGATGCTGGTCGACAACGAGGAGCTTTTTACGAAGGATACCTACGAGAACTATATCATGGATTTCAAAAAGCGCCCGACGGTTGTCAAGGCTCTGTGCCTGCACATTGCGCATGACTGCAACCTTGCCTGTCAGTATTGCTTTGCCGAGGAGGGCGAGTACCACGGGAGAAGGGCTCTTATGTCCTTTGAAGTCGGGAAGAAGGCACTTGATTTTCTGATTGCCAATTCCGGCAACAGACGCAACCTGGAGGTGGATTTTTTCGGCGGGGAACCGCTTATGAACTGGCAGGTGGTCAAGGATCTTGTGGCATACGGCAGAGAGCAGGAGAAGCTTCATGACAAGAAGTTTCGCTTTACACTGACAACAAACGGTGTACTTTTAAATGATGAGGTTATGGAATTCTGTAACCGCGAGATGGGCAATGTCGTTTTAAGTATTGACGGACGGAAGGAAGTTCACGATAAGATGCGGCCGTTCCGCAAGGGTGCGGGAAGCTATGATCTGATCGTGCCGAAGTTCCAGCAGTTCGCGGAGAGCAGACATCAGGATAAATATTATGTGAGAGGAACCTTTACACATTATAATCTTGATTTCTCGGAGGATGTGCTGCATCTTGCAGATCTCGGATTCAAGCAGATTTCGGTGGAGCCGGTTGTGGCGGAGCCGAAGGAACCGTACGCAATCCGGGAGGAGGATCTGCCGAAGCTCTTCGAGGAGTATGACAAGCTGGCAGTTGAGATGATCAGACGTCATAAGAGCGGAGAAGATTTTAATTTCTTCCACTTTATGATCGATCTTGAGGGCGGTCCGTGTGTGGCAAAACGTCTTTCCGGCTGCGGTTCGGGAACCGAGTATCTGGCAGTCACGCCGTGGGGTGATTTCTATCCGTGCCATCAGTTTGTCGGAAATGAAAAGTTCCTTCTCGGAAATGTCGATGAGGGCATCTTAAATACAGACATTCGCGACGAGTTTAAATGCTGCAATGTCTATGCGAAGGAGAAATGCCGCAAGTGTTTCGCAAGATTCTACTGCAGCGGCGGCTGCGCGGCGAATGCCTACAATTTCAGCGGCGACATCTGCGGAGCATATGACATCGGATGTGAGCTTCAGAAAAAGCGCATCGAATGTGCGATTATGATAAAAGCTGCAGAGGAGGAACAAAAGAATGAAGAAGAGTAA
- the scfA gene encoding six-cysteine ranthipeptide SCIFF, which translates to MKHVKTLNTRKLQNTIKKGGCGECQTSCQSACKTSCTVGNQSCENR; encoded by the coding sequence ATGAAGCACGTTAAGACATTAAATACCAGAAAGTTACAGAACACCATCAAGAAGGGCGGATGCGGTGAGTGCCAGACATCATGTCAGTCTGCATGTAAGACATCCTGCACCGTAGGAAACCAGAGCTGTGAGAACAGATAA
- a CDS encoding TIGR04086 family membrane protein, whose translation MKLGYKIKPRDAKSNPTTAILAAVFVMFLISGLLLLLLALLLYKMEPGESVIKIGIVAVYVISGLCGGFLMGKRMREQKFLWGLAAGIIYFLLLFGVSLLVKGTGDLQMTRIFSTLILCGASGMAGGMLS comes from the coding sequence ATGAAGCTGGGATACAAAATAAAACCGAGAGATGCAAAAAGCAACCCGACGACAGCCATCCTTGCCGCCGTGTTTGTGATGTTCCTTATAAGCGGTCTTCTGCTGCTTCTTCTGGCGCTTCTCTTATATAAGATGGAGCCGGGAGAGTCCGTCATTAAGATCGGAATTGTGGCGGTCTACGTAATTTCCGGGCTTTGCGGAGGTTTTCTGATGGGAAAACGGATGCGGGAGCAGAAGTTTTTGTGGGGACTGGCGGCGGGAATCATCTATTTTCTGCTGCTGTTTGGTGTGTCGCTGCTCGTAAAGGGTACGGGTGATCTTCAGATGACGCGCATTTTTTCAACGCTGATCCTCTGCGGGGCATCCGGCATGGCGGGAGGAATGTTAAGCTGA
- a CDS encoding aldose 1-epimerase family protein, which produces MRYILENDTLRVEIESFGAEIKSVKRKADGREYMWCGDPRYWGRTSPVLFPFVGAPKNKEYRYEGRTYPMGQHGFARDMEFTLEAQEEKSIWFVLSSTEETYVKYPFRFRLHIGYMLDENEVSVHWKVDNTDEKPMYFSIGAHPAFLCPINGEQDKTGYRLRFGDLTDKLHHHGNTPDGMAIMTDEELELEDGEAVITPGFFDKCTYMVEGAQTGEVSILDRDGEAYVTVRFDAPLFALWSPEGKEAPFLCIEPWYGRCDAVDFEGSLAERPYENALAAGGSFDAEYAIVFA; this is translated from the coding sequence ATGAGATATATTTTGGAAAATGACACGCTGCGGGTCGAGATTGAATCGTTCGGCGCGGAGATCAAGTCTGTGAAACGCAAGGCGGATGGAAGGGAATATATGTGGTGCGGAGACCCGAGATACTGGGGCAGAACATCGCCGGTGCTCTTCCCGTTTGTCGGCGCGCCGAAGAACAAGGAATACCGGTATGAGGGCAGAACCTACCCGATGGGACAGCATGGATTCGCGCGCGATATGGAGTTTACTCTGGAGGCACAGGAGGAAAAGAGCATCTGGTTTGTTCTCTCCTCCACAGAGGAGACCTATGTGAAATATCCGTTCCGGTTCCGGCTGCACATCGGATATATGCTGGACGAAAATGAAGTTTCCGTTCACTGGAAGGTGGACAACACTGATGAGAAGCCGATGTATTTTTCCATCGGCGCACATCCGGCATTTTTGTGCCCGATCAACGGGGAACAGGATAAGACGGGCTATCGTCTCCGGTTCGGAGATCTCACCGACAAGCTGCATCATCACGGCAACACGCCGGACGGCATGGCAATCATGACGGATGAGGAGCTGGAACTGGAGGATGGAGAGGCTGTGATTACGCCCGGATTCTTTGACAAGTGCACCTACATGGTGGAGGGAGCGCAGACGGGAGAGGTGTCAATCCTGGACCGCGACGGCGAAGCCTATGTGACGGTACGCTTTGATGCGCCGCTGTTTGCTCTGTGGTCTCCGGAAGGAAAGGAAGCACCGTTCCTGTGCATTGAGCCGTGGTATGGAAGATGCGATGCGGTTGACTTTGAGGGAAGCCTGGCGGAGCGCCCATACGAGAATGCGCTTGCAGCCGGAGGCAGTTTTGATGCAGAGTACGCAATCGTGTTTGCATAG